One genomic region from Argentina anserina chromosome 2, drPotAnse1.1, whole genome shotgun sequence encodes:
- the LOC126782692 gene encoding protein HIGH CHLOROPHYLL FLUORESCENCE PHENOTYPE 244, chloroplastic → MAMAWRLPTQLATKTHHDPKLSWCRTLSPDHLQFTPSASTTTVSCSSRGLVGHTVRASVGAVNLTPGTPVRSTSILVVGATGTLGRQIVRRALDEGYDVRCLVRPRPAPADFLRDWGATVVNADLSKPETIPATLVGVHTVIDCATGRPEEPIKKVDWEGKVALIQCAKAMGIQKFVFFSIHNCDKHPEVPLMEIKYCTEKFLKDSGINHVIIRACGFMQGIIGQYAVPILEEKSVWGTDAPTRIAYMDTQDIARLTFIALRNENVNGKLLTFAGPRAWTTQEVITLCERFAGQEANITTVPVSVLRVTRQLTRLFEWTNDVADRLAFSEVLSSDTVFSVPMNETYSLLGVDAKDIVTLEKYLQDYFTNILKKLKDIKAQSKQSDIYF, encoded by the exons ATGGCAATGGCTTGGAGGCTTCCGACCCAGCTGGCAACCAAAACCCACCACGACCCCAAACTCTCATGGTGCCGCACTTTATCACCAGACCATCTCCAATTCACTCCTTCCGCTTCCACCACCACTG TGAGTTGTAGTAGTCGGGGTTTGGTCGGACATACAGTCCGCGCAAGTGTCGGTGCTGTGAACTTGACTCCGGGGACACCTGTCAGGTCGACGAGTATACTAGTAGTCGGAGCGACCGGAACTTTGGGGAGGCAGATTGTGAGGCGAGCGTTGGATGAAGGGTATGATGTTAGGTGCTTGGTTAGGCCTAGACCCGCTCCGGCTGACTTTCTCAGAGATTGGGGTGCTACTGTTGTCAAT GCAGACCTAAGCAAACCGGAGACAATACCGGCAACATTGGTTGGTGTTCATACAGTTATTGATTGTGCCACGGGACGTCCGGAGGAGCCCATCAAAAAG gtAGATTGGGAAGGAAAAGTTGCTCTTATACAATGTGCAAAGGCAATGGGGATCCAAAAATTTGTATTCTTTTCTATCCACAACTGTGACAAACATCCTGAAGTTCCTCTTATGGAGATCAAGTATTGCACTGAAAAGTTTCTCAAGGATTCGGGCATAAACCACGTCATAATTCGTGCATGTGGATTCATGCAA GGGATTATTGGGCAGTATGCAGTACCTATATTGGAAGAGAAATCAGTTTGGGGAACAGACGCTCCTACAAGAATTGCATACATGGACACCCAG GATATAGCTCGGTTGACATTTATAGCTTTACGAAATGAGAATGTTAATGGGAAGCTTCTCACATTTGCTGGCCCTCGTGCATGGACAACCCAAGAG GTAATAACATTGTGTGAAAGGTTTGCGGGGCAAGAAGCAAACATTACAACAGTTCCGGTTTCTGTCTTAAGAGTAACACGTCAGCTGACTAGGCTTTTTGAGTGGACAAACGATGTTGCCGATAGATTGGCATTTTCAGAG GTTCTTTCAAGCGACACTGTTTTCTCTGTTCCAATGAACGAGACATATAGTCTTCTTGGTGTGGACGCGAAAGATATAGTTACTCTTGAGAAATATTTGCAGGATTACTTCACCAACATATTGAAGAAGTTGAAGGATATCAAAGCACAGTCTAAGCAATCTGACATTTACTTTTGA
- the LOC126784038 gene encoding protein ROOT HAIR SPECIFIC 17-like → MLSSPMKKKKREKSEYNSPYSSPYHSPGSSVRRTAILRRHVRHFRYYVFPLVSAVSGCLLLVIVLFSLLGRSPPLRHHDHLSLLRFHASSAGKGVAEAQLNTDEMPVFRVPESGGSSGPHLWSTTKSELFFGCSNAGDKFLTADAKTLPNRYLLIAASGGLNQQRTGITDAVVAAYILNATLVVPTLDHTSFWKDSSNFGEIFDEDWFISFLSNDVKIIKELPSKGGKPMNVYTMRVPRKCNVKCYLDRVVPVLNRKHAVQLTKFDYRLSNKLDIHLQKLRCRTNYHALKFTDTINEMGRKLVERMKMKNKNFIALHLRFEPDMLAFSGCYFGGGEKERNELGAIRKRWKTLHEVDPDKVRKRGRCPLSPEEVGLMLRGLGFGSDVHLYVASGEVYKGEETLAPLKALFPNFHTKETIASEEELEPFSSFSSRMAALDFIVCDESGVFVTNNNGNMARILAGRRRYFGHKPTIRPNAKKLYELFVNQNNMTWEEFASRVRTSQIGSMGAPKEIREGKGVFHENPTACICSTSNTQSKDYAVVSEFELNDGSKLSKEDDTSKDSGYAEGYTTDKDSGYATGYTTDDEQYWSEMDYVETGNKSLGNGTSARLKVLRSHLPELLELFSD, encoded by the exons ATGTTGTCGTCTccgatgaaaaagaagaagagagagaagtcGGAGTACAACAGCCCCTACAGTAGCCCCTACCACAGCCCCGGCAGCTCGGTCCGCCGCACCGCCATTCTCCGCCGGCACGTCCGTCACTTCCGCTACTACGTATTCCCGCTTGTCTCCGCCGTCTCTGGCTGCCTGCTTCTCGTCATCGTCCTCTTCTCCCTCCTCGGCCGCTCGCCGCCTCTCCGCCACCACGATCACCTCTCACTCCTCCGCTTCCACGCCTCCTCA GCTGGTAAAGGCGTCGCTGAGGCTCAATTAAATACCGATGAAATGCCGGTGTTTCGTGTTCCG GAGAGCGGAGGGAGCTCCGGTCCGCATTTGTGGAGCACAACGAAATCGGAGCTCTTCTTCGGTTGTAGCAACGCCGGCGATAAGTTTTTGA CGGCGGATGCGAAAACGCTTCCTAACCGGTACTTGTTGATTGCTGCTAGTGGAGGCTTGAATCAACAGAGAACAGGG ATAACAGATGCTGTTGTTGCAGCTTATATTTTAAACGCTACTCTGGTTGTTCCGACGCTGGATCATACTTCTTTTTGGAAAGATTCCAG CAACTTTGGTGAAATCTTTGATGAAGACTGGTTCATATCTTTTCTGTCAAATGATGTTAAAATCATTAAGGAGCTTCCATCAAAGGGAGGGAAACCAATGAATGTGTATACCATGCGTGTCCCAAGGAAGTGTAATGTGAAATGCTATCTAGATCGTGTAGTGCCTGTTCTTAATAGAAAGCAT GCTGTTCAGCTCACAAAGTTTGATTACAGGCTTTCAAATAAGCTGGATATACATTTGCAGAAGCTGAGATGCAGGACAAATTATCACGCCTTGAAATTTACTGACACAATTAATGAGATGGGGAGGAAGTTGGTCGAGagaatgaaaatgaagaacaagaacTTCATTGCCCTGCATTTGAG GTTTGAGCCAGATATGCTAGCATTTTCTGGTTGCTATTTTGGTGGgggagaaaaagaaaggaatGAACTTGGTGCAATTCGAAAGAGGTGGAAAACTCTACAT GAGGTCGACCCTGACAAGGTACGAAAGCGTGGTAGATGCCCTCTAAGCCCAGAAGAAGTTGGTCTCATGCTTAGAGGCTTGGGTTTTGGAAGTGATGTTCACTTGTATGTGGCATCAGGTGAAGTATATAAAGGAGAGGAGACGTTGGCACCTTTGAAAGCACTTTTCCCAAACTTCCATACCAAGGAGACTATAGCAAGTGAGGAAGAGTTGGAaccattttcttcattctcgTCGCGCATGGCTGCACTAGATTTCATTGTCTGTGATGAAAGTGGTGTTTTCGTCACCAACAATAATGGCAACATGGCAAGAATTTTAGCTGGTAGAAG GAGATACTTTGGGCATAAACCAACAATCCGGccaaatgcaaagaaactgTACGAGTTGTTTGTAAACCAAAATAACATGACATGGGAGGAATTTGCCTCCAGGGTTCGAACTAGTCAAATTGGATCCATGGGAGCACCAAAGGAGATAAGGGAAGGCAAGGGTGTATTCCATGAGAACCCAACAGCCTGCATCTGTAGCACATCTAACACGCAGTCTAAAGATTACGCCGTAGTGTCTGAATTTGAACTTAATGATGGAAGTAAATTAAGCAAGGAAGATGACACAAGTAAGGATAGTGGTTATGCAGAAGGGTACACGACGGATAAGGATAGTGGTTATGCAACAGGGTACACAACAGATGACGAGCAATATTGGTCTGAGATGGATTATGTCGAAACTGGAAACAAGTCTCTGGGAAATGGGACTAGTGCAAGACTTAAGGTTCTTAGATCTCATCTGCCAGAACTTCTAGAGCTCTTTTCAGACTGA
- the LOC126784039 gene encoding uncharacterized protein LOC126784039 yields the protein MEDVEDQNVVVSFVHTQPWVLYFDGSNTDLLSGAGVALVNPSGVRHCYSFQLEWKCTNNQAEYEAIIIGLELLLDLEVTEVEVLGDSLLVINQLKGVYKCNNFTLLPFWERASELWHSRKDFGGSETHITFLYGKEIDWRQPIIQYLNDPSAPVDKRVRYFTTNYVFRGGEVFRRAEDGLYL from the exons ATGGAGGACGTCGAAGACCAGAACGTGGTTGTTTCCTTTGTTCACACTCAGCCTTGGGTTCTGTATTTTGATGGTAGCAACACTGATCTTTTATCAGGAGCGGGTGTCGCATTGGTTAATCCTTCCGGAGTAAGACATTGTTACTCTTTTCAGCTAGAATGGAAGTGCACTAACAATCAGGCAGAATATGAGGCCATCATCATTGGCCTGGAGCTGTTGCTTGATCTGGAGGTCACCGAGGTAGAGGTATTAGGTGATTCACTCCTAGTTATTAACCAGCTCAAGGGTGTCTACAAGTGCAACAATTTTACATTACTCCCTTTTTGGGAGCGAGCATCGGAATT ATGGCATTCACGAAAGGATTTTGGAGGTTCAGAGACGCACATTACCTTCCTTTATGGCAAGGAAATAG ATTGGCGGCAACCGATTATCCAGTACCTCAATGATCCTTCTGCACCGGTGGACAAGAGGGTTAGATATTTTACTACTAACTACGTTTTTCGAGGCGGTGAGGTATTCCGCAGGGCAGAAGATGGCTTGTACCTGTGA